GGACCTCGTCTGGTTTCATAAGGCACCCGAACTGCCCTGCAGTGCTGGACTCTCTCACTTTGCTGCTGGCATGACAAGACGATGTCACTATCCCACTATGACATGCTGCCCCACCCAGCCAGAGTAACCATCTCAGTTAGATGTGAAGACTCAGTCAGCAAGGCAACCCCTTGAGTGACAGTCCTGGCATTTAGCTGGAAAGAGAATCTGTTTGAAACGGAACTCTCTGTTGAAAACAGAAAGTTGTGTTTAAAAAGGTAATAGCACAGCTTGGGACTTCTTGTGGGTGGAGAGATttctggaggaaaaggaaaatggagcagaaatgattaaaagaaaggaaaggtgggAACTTCAAAGTGTATTTAAAATGAAGAGCTTCAAAGcaaaggtggaaggtgaggggagagggGCATTTAGTAATAGGCTAATAGAAACCAGGCAGCTGATCTCTCCATTTGTctccattctttcttttgtttagtttgggggttttgtttattctgttttgtttcctgaggGTTTGAgctagaaataaattatttttgtagttGTCAATAGGCATACATGAGTCTATCACATGTCTCTGAAATTTTTACCTACTAGAGTAAGTACAGGCAAGAAAGGGAAAGGATCAGAatggaagaaattttaaagatttctacATCCAATGTGATTGGTTCTGAGATCCCAAAATCAAGCTATGCTCTAGTTTGCTGAAAATTTAGTTTGTGTAAAATGTTGAACCTGAGTGTGGAAAAGTGAGATCATACAGAAGGGCTACAACTTGACTCTGTCTTGCCCAAAGAGTGTCTGATTTTTGCCAGCTCCTTTCTGGGTAATGACATGCTGGATAGTAGGACCTTCATTTTTGTGACAGATGTCTGCATTCACATCTAGGAAGCCAATGATGGAAGACATTGGACAGAACCCATTGGATAATGGGTAAGTAATACAATAGTGAGCCAGAAGGATGACTGCTCTAGAAGTTTCCTGCGATCCAGACCACAGTTGTGAAGGATGTTCCTCCTCAAGCCTGAGAGAGTCTGAGTAACAATTTCAGTTCCATTTTCCCTTCATCAGTCTGACATGGTGGGACTTTCTGCAAAAGCTACCCAGTCTCCCAGCACACTAGCCTGGTGTAGGGGAAAGGTCTAGCCACTTCCCTTATTTCCTCCCACCCGAGGCTTCTGACAGACTAAACAGAAAGTATTCAAGTTTGTGACAAAAGACTTaagaaatttctttcattttctaatcTGTAAATGCCTTATAGGTGTCGCTACGATTCCATATCTTCGTGTAAAATTTTGGAAGGGAACAAGTTAGAGTAcaaccatatgtgtgtgtgtgtgtgtgtgtgtgtgtgtgtgtgtgtgtggtttttccttTTGCTCACAAAACATTTGCATTCTAGTATCACTCAtaatacttaaaattaaaatgtgacatgacatacatacacacttagaAATTGGTTTATTATGAACTAACTAGCCACATAAacagcaggagacagaagaatgaGAAGTCAGGGGTGTTGATCCGAGTTCAGTTCTGAAGGCACTTTTCCTATAGGCATGGGATAACAGAAATACCGACTTTAGAAGCCACAAAACAGCATCTCAACTACCTGAACTTCAACCTTGAAAAGGATCTGCAGCGACTGGACGAGGCCAATCAGCTTCTTCTCAGAAAgattcaaaagaaagagaaatctatTCAAAGGTCAGGCTTTTGCCCTTGGTGAAGGTGAAGCCCCTCAAGTCATGTTCATAGGTTAGAGGGAAGTGCAGTGGGTGCTGTGGGAAGTTCAGTTCCCTCAGGGAAAACTCAGTGTGTTATTTAAATCCTGAAACACAAACTGTGATGTCCTCAAAAGGCTTGGCACAGATCTTTGCGTTCAATTTTTTCATTTAGTTGACATTTTATTGCAACTGTCAACCCAAGATGTTGGTAGTGTGGTTTTGGCTTCCTAAGGACTGAGCCACACCTGAGTTAACTGTTTTTCAGTCTTGAAAGAGAAATTGCTTTGTCCACTGAGAGAGTCCCAGAGACGGATGAGTTCAATGAGATCGCAATACAAAAGGAGAACGCCCTGAAGGACCTGGAGCTGGAGACAGCAAAGCTGGTGAGATTTCTAAAAGAGACCCTTAGATGGCTTCTGCGCtcatccttcttttctttctccaagaGGCTCCGCATAGGCACTGCCTCTGTGTCTACAGAAGTCACAGCTGCTTGGGCGAGTGCTATGGCAGAGGCACTAGTCATGGGGACAAGACCTTGGCTCTCTCCCAGATGCCCCATCTTGGGCCAGGGTGTACTTTTTCATTTAACTTGACCCATTGATCCCTACATATTATTTATGTTACCTTGGTAAGAGAAAAGGTTGAGAGCAGAATCCGTTTGTTTCCTTAATTTCCTTCTTCCTACAGGAGGAAAAGAACAAGACCCTAAGTGAGAAAATCATGCAACTTCAGGATAGGGTAAGGAGATCCCCCAGGGTGTAAGGTACCCCATTTCCTACAACATtgtcattacaaaaaaaaaaaggctggtgGAGTGGGCAGGAGATATAAGAGATGAGTTCTGGGAGGATAGTCagatatatactttatatatatgtacatatatatctttattaattatatgtaaccatataaaatataaatgatatacTGCACACAAATGAAGGAATTTTTCAAACACTCAGACTCCATCCTTGAAATGTGACTGTTTTCACTTCTGCTAGTGAAGATTCCAATCTAACTTTATCCTAGCTCATAATAGAATCCTAATAGAGTTGTTATTGTCCTAAATCCTCTAGTCAGAAAAACAAGGAGAAGGCAGTAAAATTTCTGTGCTCACAACCCCAGTCACCTTCAGAGACTTCGAACAGACACCAATACACCAGCCTTTGTCCTCTGATGAGGGCAGACCATGGGGGGGAGGACAAACTACAAAGCGAATGATGATTTACCACTCCTCCCCCGCTCCTACCACTGTGTCCATTCCCCTCACCTTGCTGAGAAGCTATGATGGTCTTGGGGACAGAAAAGGATGTCCACTcaaggcttagtggttaaaagcacatactCAGGCAGAgagcctgagttctgttcccagtgcccagGTCAAGTGGTTCACAACTGCTTCTATGTCAAGCTCCAAGAGATTTGACATCCCCTTCTGGATGCCAAAGACAgttgcactcacatgcacatacctacacacacatgcacacacaaacacatgcacaagtaCAAATAAATACGAATTTAAAGGAATAAAAGTCTGTCCACTTAGTATGGAGTTAGGCAGCTTCCACGGGGCTAAGGAGATGCTTCAGTACCCAAACTGGTACCCACACTGGTCTGCTAGTGAAGACCCCAGGCTAACTTTATCCTAGCTCACCTGTTTGCCTTGATCAGTTCAGTTATTGGAATGATGTTTCAGATTTCAACAGAACTTAAGACTCCTAGCCCTGATCCAGAAaccctgaaaaagaaaatagcagaaTTGAAGGTGAGTAGAATAGCACGCTGGGGAAGATTGTGACACATATATCAGTTTTGGGATCTGGGAGACTGTTTCCATAGTCTCTCCCGGGTGTGACCCAGGCATGTCCATTTGTGCCTTAGAGAAGAGCTGGCGTCCTTTATTACCATGGGGCATCTTTCCATTCCATGCTAGAAGCAGAGGGGCCTACCTTGCCTTCGGGTAGAGGGAAGGGCTCAAACGTCTCATCAGTTAATGAAACACCTTCCAAAAATGTACCGGGGACTTCCCTGAAGAAGTTTATAACTAAATGAGgacaacacaaatacagacattcaagtaggaaaaaaaatgctaGTTTCCACAGTTATATAAGGATGCATCAATGATCTTAGAAGGTTCGCCAAGCTGTGGCTCATTGAGTACGtcttattttcagatttttattctgtctttttcctCTACTAGAAAGTATAGCAACTGAGAATATTAGTTGGTAAAACTATATCATTTGCACCCCAATGTCTAGAACATTTTAGCACATAGCCGATGTCTAATGGTATTTGTTAATGGACAAATGGAATGAACTCAAATTGGGGGTAAAAGTTACTGAGAAGCTCTTTGCAGTTTTAGGGGGCAGGTGTGCCATTTGGCTGAGCCCACTGTCAAAGCCCCAATTGTCTGCTTTTCTCTGAAAAAGTACTACCTCCTATGACCCTCCTGTGATTTAGACAGCATGCGTGTACCATCCTGAAAGAGCGGGAGAAAGGGGTTGATGGGCTTCCGCCAGTAGGAGGAAGGAGAATGGCCAGACTCACTAGAGAGTCTGCCCACCAAGGCTTAAATGTGAGATCTGCCATTCTGAGATGTGGTTGTGCATGTAGCTTatctttgcctttgttttctcaTCTACGAAACGGGTAATGGCCACATCCTCACTTACTTGTCATTTGTCCTCAATACACCATAGGCGctctgagtttgttttctgctaCCTTGCGTTGTCCTTGCACAAAGGAATGCTGTTCACTTTCTGCTGCTACCATCTTCCCTAGGTGAAACTACGGAAGTCAACCAAGTCCTGTGCACaacaagagaaggaaatagcCAAGGTTTGATTAGATCGGCGCCTTTTCCACTGAGTGTCTACCTAGGGCATAAACACAAGGGAAAGCCCGAGGGTCTTAGAAAGCTTTCAGGGTATGGAAAGGGTGGAGCAGGAAAACCTGGCAAGTGAATTTCTGACTCACAAGATAGGTggaaaaaacattttcattaaatcCTAgccttaacattttttaaaacactcaTCTGCCCCAGCTACCTTGTAGCATCTCAAATCTAAAAGTCATATTACATTCCCTCTTGTTTCCCAGAGAGGCACAGGgcaacatgggcgcagttttcccccttccccactcaAAACTGGGCTTTATGCCTGAATGATGAGGTCACCTTTTGCAAGGTGGTTGTTTCCCTTCAAGTAAGGAGTTGCTAAGTAACGGACCACATGTCCAATGTACAAGGCAGGTTCCCAGGGAAACAGCCAAAACTTGGTACTGACTGAATTCATGAGGTTCgtttactttcttcttctttttttattaatttatttattatgtatgcaatattctgtctgtgtgtatgtctgcaggccagaagagggcaccagacctcattacagatggttgtgagttaccatgttgttgctgagaattgaactcaggacctctggaagagcaagcaatgctcttaacctctgagccatctctccagccccctttcttcttttttctagatGCAAAGTGACTACCAGTCTGTACATGAGCTCTGTGAAGACCAGGCCCACTACATAAAGGTACAGTGTTACTGGGGAAGTCAGAATGGAGACAGATCTCCCAGACTCAGGAGaaagccattattattattattattattattctccatCTGCcatgagaaaatgccttttatTCAACAGAATGGCCACCAAAGATGAGTGCTCTTAGACAATGTGCCGAACCCTGCTATGCAAAGCTCTTTGACCAATTGGTTTCGTGTTTTAGTATTTCCCTCAACCCATTTGTCTAGTAAGGCTGAGGAGTTCTGGGAGGACACCGAGGCTTCAGGGAGCGAGGTTACATGCTCTGGGAACTTCGTTAGTCCAGGTCAGATCTGGGATTTGAGTACAAGCAAGGCCTCCAAGAGGAACTTTGGCTCTAGAAGCCCATCCTGTCACTAacacctctgattttttttttttacgccCCTTACTTTATACACCCTGATGTGAGAGAGGTatttggaatgttaggaattcaTTTTAGTGAGAGATTCCTGTCAGtgactttgaaataaaaacacaaattctcTTTATGATGCCCCTCGCCCCACGGGAAGAAATACCAAGAAATtctgagggagatggagaaggaacaaGAAGTAACACTGCTGGAAAAAGAAATGTAAGTCTGGGAAATGGCGCCCCCTGGTGGACTGCAGTGCCTGCCCCGGGCAGTTCCCTGCAGGGCAGAGCTTGGGAACAATTGGTGTCACTGAGTAAAGGGCCTACAGCAGGTCATCCTTGGCAGCCTCTGCTGAGACTGAACAGTCATCAGCATTCAGACTGGTCTCCTACCCAGTAACTGGGACCTGAAATGCTTTGATACCTGCTCTTTTCCTATATCCTTGGTTGAACAGTGTCCTCAACACTACTCAAGCTAGATTCAGAGATGAAAAATTATAGCAAAGAGATGCTACGTGCAAGGTACAGATATTACTGGCATCTGTGTGTGTCACAACGTTTCCTAGGAGATTGACGCCATAGAATGACCAGAAATCTGTAGATGTAGTTCACAGAACTTGACCCCCTTTCTTCTTGCTTATACTTCTTAGTTGTATCACATATTATACAATATGCATAGGCTGCATACATCTTAAAGATGTAGctgatagtttcttttatatatcaGCACACTAGGACCACTTAGATCTCCATATAGACTATCATAAGCCCCAGAAGTTCCTCAGACCCTCTACCCCCTCAACACCCCTGGCAAAGGTAACTACTTAGGCTGACCATTTAAAATTCTAGCCTTGATTTTTCTAATAATTCAGTCTATCTTCTCTGAGTCCGGCTTTCACTGAGGCTTAGCTCTGCTGCATCATGTGACCTGCTCTTTATAATATTCCATTATATGAATATGACTCAATATCTATCACTGAGGAACACTTTGGCTATTTCAACTTTTGGGATATTAAAGTCTGCTAGAAAACATCCTCATGTATGCCTTTTGGTAGATGTATCCTTCCATTTTTGAGGGGTCATTGGGTACACATATCTTTGTTGTACTATGTGAAATCATTTTCTTTCGTGTTTGTATCAATATCTTCACCCATGACAACAGCATAAGAATGCTGGgcggaaagatggctcagggggtaaaggtgcCATTCCTATTGGCTTGTTGTTTTCCTCGGGCCTTGAGCTCAGTTCTCAGGAGAATGACTCGTTCAGGATTTCCCCCAGACATTTATTGTTTCTACTTGTACTCTTCTGAAATCCGTCCTTCCTGTGTCCAGCCACCCCTGCACAGTCTTTAAACTTCCACGTGTTTAAAACTTTTAAGTCTAAAGGGAGGCTCTATTTGCCCCGCACCTGGTGGTTTTCTCGATTGGTAGACCTTATGCCTGTGAGCCCCTTTTTACATGCTTTATTCTATACACTTaatctgtgtctctgtcctttttCCTAGACTCAACTGTCTTAATTATTATAGCTTTCTAGTTAGCCTTGATATAGGGTAGATGCAGCCTACAAGGGTTTCACTCTTATTTTTGGACCTATGAGCTTCAGTACAAATATTTTGTCAGTTTCAATTTCTACCAAAACCACAAACATCAAAAAACAACTTACTGAGGTTTAGATGGCAATTATTGGGATCTGTGAATAAAACTTGGAGGTTAATTAACGTCTAGCTAACAGCTGTTCCAACTTTATCCATCCATTGATTTAGATCTTTACCTCTCCTTTGGCGTATTGTCTTTCTGTGCAGTATTCCTATACCTCTTTAGTCATGCTGATAGTTTTTGCTATTGTAAGTGTTCTGCTCGTTTGGTTTTATGGCTGATAACTGCTACAGTGCAGAGCTGCATAGGCTCTGATAAACTGAATTGTATCCATTAGCGCTGCTGATTACTTTTGAGTCTTGATTACACACGGATCACTAGGGGCCAGCTCCCACATTACCAGGCAAGCCCATTGAGATGTTTGCTTTGACAGCCTTGACCTCTGCACTCTGCCTCCTCAGCCAGTTGATGTCGCTGTCACCGCTGTCTGCTTGGACCACAAGGAAAGCCTTGGTGAAGAGGAGCTCCCCTGGGTTTCTCTTGACTTGAGGGCTTGCTTCCCTTTGACCCCTGACTGCCGTCTCCGATAGAGTCGGTGGTGCATTTTTCCCAGTTTTATAGTTACTTTTGGAAGTGGGCTCCTCTGACACAAACCACGTCATCATGGAAGAGCCAGGAGCCTGTGCCGATTCTCCTTTTACACCCTGATTGATTACTATAAGAGGAGATACCCATGAAAGTGCTGGATAAGTTTACTGTATTAATTCTGTAACCGGAAACCACTctaagtaaaacaaataaactaacAATGACCAGAAGGgtttgaagagagaagaaaagcaggcaGATATTAGAGAAGAGTTGGCAGCTGAAGAGGAGAATGGCAGGAAGTTGTTCCCTCCAATGTGGTGCCTTGTGGCCTGAGGTCAAGCCAAAcattgtgtgtattgtgtggatGGAATAGTTTAAACTTGGAGGGAAAAATAGAAATTAGGCTACTAGGAAGAAAAAGATCCAGACATCAGTAGTTTCTGGATATCATTTATGGTAGGTTAGACCCACACAGTCTGTTTCTGGTGATCGCTCACatttgggtcttttgttttgtttttgtttttgtttgtttgtttgttttttgagacagggtttctttgtagctttggagcctgtcctgaaactaactcttatagaccaggctggcctggaactcacagagatccacctgcctctgactcctgagttctgcgattaaaggcgtgcgccaccaccacccaacttccAGTTGGGTCTTATAACCTCAGTGGGGCTGTTCACCGACTGCTCTGAGAAGTTCAGTTTGAAAGTCAGCCAAAGATTTAGGCCAAGTTTAGGTATAGATTATCTTTCTCTTAAGAATGGAGTGTgggctggttagttttatgtcaacttgacacaagctggagtaactggagaggagggaacccaaatgagaagatgcctccataacatcaggctgtaggcaaatcttagggcattttcttaatgagtgattGATGGTAGAGAACTCAGCCCAttttgggtggtgccatcctttggttggtggtcctgggttctattagaaagcaggctgaacaagcctaGAGGGGCAAGccataagcagcactcctctatggcctcagcatcagctcctgccctgtttgagttcctgtcttgacttccttcagtaacgATCAGTGATGTGGACATATATTATTCCTCAAGTCACTTTTGgtcattacagcaacagaaactctgaCCAGGACAGAatggggctgggatgtagcttaaTGGTAGAATATTTGCCTAGAACATGAAAGGTCCTTGCTTCACTTTTCACTATACCcctaccaaaataaataaataaataaataaataaataaataaataaataaataaataaataaataaatggatatgtGTGACTTGGAGGCAGAAGTTGGAGATCCTTGTGGGAGAAAGGGAATtaatcagagaggaaggaagaggcaccAAGAAGTCAtgtggaaaggggaaaaaattggaagaaagcaTAATAAATCATGTGTGAGAAAAAGCCATCCAATTGCAtggtaaatttgaaaataattggaAAAGAATGTTTCCCAATGTCTTTGTATGATTTTTCAGGCATGTCACAGATATTTCATGACTTAGGAAAGCTCTTGCAGCAGTTCCTTGGGTTGTCTCAAATGATAACTGGCTTTGatcttttgtgttgttttaaattcagGTCCAAAGCCCAGAATGACTCTTCCCAAAAAGTGAAACCTGGGGCAACTCTGGTAGAGACCATTCAGAGCAACATGGTGAGTCCTGCCTGTCCACGCTTGGGCTTTTCCCTAGTCCTTCTTCTTCCTGGGACATCTCTCTCACGCCCCTCCTCCTCTTAAAACTTCCTAGAGCTAGAAAGTGAGTTTCTGTTGCCTGGCACTACACCACGGCATCTGGGAAAAGGTGGAGCCAGAATACAAAGATGGCCGACCGAACTGTGAAGTCTCTCCTTGTAGCATccctctcccatccccaccctttGCGCCACTTCTCTTTGAGATTCCGGCTACCATGTTCATTactttccacaggagaagaacatcattaagaaagagaagaaaaagttttTGGTTAGGTAAGTGGCAGAATTGTGCCCCTGACCTAGTTGGTCCAGGCCACATTCGCTGTGCAGTTGACTTGATACAGGCCAGAAGAATGAGTATTAGCATCAGACAGATAGTCATGCAGTCTGAGTTCCCTGAGCAGAGTTTCTATCTACAGAGTTAGGACAGCAGACTTGCATGGCTCTAAATAGCTGGAGGAATTAGTGGCTCCTTCCGAGAAACTCGGGATGAAAGCCATAGGTTACATTTCATTTCGATTCCTCTATGTCCCCCCAGTGTGCTCCCTTTTGGCTTTTCAGATGCTGGCATCCCAAACCTTTGCTACCTTTATTGAAAAAGGAGGACAGGGTGCATTAACTTTCGTTGCTGTTTTACTGCGGGCTGAGAAATTATAGGGGGGAAAATCACTTGCATTCTGTCTTGTCTCTtctcaaattttttaaaataaggagacTTACCTTCAGTTTTCTAGAATTACTTGCTATAGGAGACATAAAGAGCACCATGATCATGAGGTTCACAATCTTGAACTTTTACAGTTAACCTCCAAAAGGCCTGCCCCATGGAGAGTACCAGAAGGTCATCTATTCCTTTGGAAATGTTCAATACCTGACCACTAAATTGCAGGTTTTCTGTTATCTGCGTTCACCATCTCTACCCCCTACCCCCTAAGAACCCTGGACAGTTTTGTCAAAAGCAGCAACCCACCATCCATACAAGTTCATTCCCCATTGCTTGACGGTAAGCTGTTCTGTTCCTGGATGTTCATGATGAGTTTCTCTCTGCAGACACTTCCACTACCTCTTCTTCATGATTGTGGTCTTCCTTCGGATATTGGGTTGTGTGGCCTTCCACCTGCAGTACATAAACCCGGACTTCCTCGTGGACACTCTACCCATGCTGATGAGCAGAAGCACGTTGAAGTGGCTGAGGGACATACTGTTCCCCTTCCTTACGCTAGAGGTGGAAGACGTTCTACCACACTAGCGGCAGGCGATCCGCCAGGCCTCACATTGCACCTTCAAtgttggggctggggctggggcccTGCGTTGGTGATGGGGGGCAAGAAGGAAATGGCTATGACTCAGGGCCTCTATGTGACAGCTGAGTTTTATATGTTAAGTCTCTCCTAGAGTGTCTCTCTGCGAATAGAGAATGCGTTTGATCAAAATTCACTGTGTTGGTCTGTGCATCCTGGGGCCTTTCTTATGTAGTCACAAAGTCTCTGTTCTCTTCagacaaagtaaaaagaaaaactccCCTGGGACTTCCACTTTCtgcttcattttattaaataaaaaaataaaatcacatgtaAATTTTCTAGATTCTCAGTCCTTTAGGGAGGCACGCATGAGGACATCCATGGAACTAGACTTCGTGGAAGACTTTAAGCCTTACATTAACA
The Microtus pennsylvanicus isolate mMicPen1 chromosome 2, mMicPen1.hap1, whole genome shotgun sequence DNA segment above includes these coding regions:
- the LOC142843775 gene encoding transmembrane and coiled-coil domain-containing protein 5B-like encodes the protein MMEDIGQNPLDNGHGITEIPTLEATKQHLNYLNFNLEKDLQRLDEANQLLLRKIQKKEKSIQSLEREIALSTERVPETDEFNEIAIQKENALKDLELETAKLEEKNKTLSEKIMQLQDRISTELKTPSPDPETLKKKIAELKVKLRKSTKSCAQQEKEIAKMQSDYQSVHELCEDQAHYIKKYQEILREMEKEQEVTLLEKEMSKAQNDSSQKVKPGATLVETIQSNMEKNIIKKEKKKFLVRHFHYLFFMIVVFLRILGCVAFHLQYINPDFLVDTLPMLMSRSTLKWLRDILFPFLTLEVEDVLPH